In Sporosarcina sp. PTS2304, a genomic segment contains:
- a CDS encoding pro-sigmaK processing inhibitor BofA family protein translates to MKILVIVALGVIALVLLRMSKTTLEKNMERLSVFWFRLAFAFFILFLMNIAGGFIGIYVPVNIASGIILAVLGVPGFAALCGFAILF, encoded by the coding sequence GTGAAGATTTTAGTGATAGTCGCATTAGGAGTTATTGCATTAGTTTTACTACGAATGAGTAAAACAACTTTAGAAAAAAACATGGAACGCTTATCAGTCTTCTGGTTTAGATTAGCCTTCGCCTTTTTTATTCTATTCCTAATGAATATAGCTGGAGGGTTTATCGGAATCTACGTACCAGTAAATATTGCGTCAGGTATCATCTTAGCAGTGCTGGGAGTACCTGGATTTGCGGCGCTATGCGGTTTCGCCATTCTTTTTTAA
- a CDS encoding YbaB/EbfC family nucleoid-associated protein, with amino-acid sequence MRGMGNMQGMMKQMQKMQKKMAEAQENLGEERMEGTAGGGMVKVIVSGHKQVLEVIIDPEAVDPEDVEILQDLIVIATNEAIAKAEEISNSTMGQFTKGMNLPGMF; translated from the coding sequence ATGCGTGGAATGGGAAATATGCAAGGTATGATGAAGCAAATGCAAAAGATGCAAAAGAAAATGGCGGAGGCTCAAGAAAACTTAGGTGAAGAGCGAATGGAAGGTACAGCTGGCGGAGGTATGGTAAAAGTTATCGTATCTGGTCACAAACAAGTATTGGAAGTTATCATCGATCCGGAAGCAGTAGATCCGGAAGACGTAGAAATTCTACAAGATTTAATCGTCATCGCAACAAACGAAGCGATTGCGAAAGCGGAAGAAATATCGAACTCCACAATGGGCCAATTTACTAAAGGAATGAACTTGCCTGGGATGTTCTAG
- the recR gene encoding recombination mediator RecR has translation MHYPEPISKLMDSFMKLPGIGPKTAGRLAFFVLSMKEDTVLDFAKALVDAKRNLQFCSVCGHITDIDPCYICQDQSRDRSTICVVQDPKDVIAMEKMRDYRGLYHVLQGAISPMDGIGPEDINVPSLLTRLQDEEVQELILATNPTIEGEATAMYISRLVKPSGITTTRIAHGLPVGGDLEYADEVTLSRALEGRREL, from the coding sequence ATGCATTACCCTGAACCTATATCAAAATTAATGGATAGTTTTATGAAATTGCCAGGTATCGGCCCAAAAACAGCGGGTCGTCTGGCGTTTTTTGTATTAAGTATGAAAGAAGATACTGTACTTGATTTTGCTAAAGCGCTAGTAGACGCCAAGCGTAATCTGCAGTTTTGCTCGGTATGCGGTCATATAACAGATATTGATCCTTGTTATATATGTCAAGATCAATCTCGTGATCGTTCAACGATTTGTGTAGTGCAAGATCCGAAAGATGTTATCGCCATGGAGAAAATGCGTGATTACCGCGGACTGTACCACGTATTACAAGGAGCCATCTCTCCTATGGATGGCATAGGTCCAGAGGATATCAACGTTCCTTCATTACTCACAAGATTACAAGACGAGGAAGTACAAGAACTGATCCTTGCTACAAATCCTACTATAGAAGGCGAAGCGACAGCAATGTATATATCTCGTTTAGTAAAACCATCAGGTATTACTACAACGCGTATAGCTCACGGTTTGCCGGTCGGCGGAGACTTAGAATACGCCGACGAAGTTACACTTTCCAGAGCACTAGAAGGTCGCCGGGAATTATAA